From a region of the Mesotoga sp. Brook.08.105.5.1 genome:
- a CDS encoding S24 family peptidase: protein MIISGAKLAEYYRNKYYSRNSFAAAIGVTEGAVRRWEEGANVKKVHVDKICEVLQIVPADLKLKEVLLVGKGSRKIPVIVLPAKRMEVVDYMVYDFEGVSVIVVADSSMEPLIGNGEHVFISEAKEPESGMIALIEVEGQLYLRECRLFDGKFIYIALNPEKENFKEAKIIGEAISRTVSL from the coding sequence ATGATCATTTCAGGAGCTAAACTCGCGGAGTATTACCGGAATAAATATTACAGCAGGAACAGCTTTGCTGCTGCAATAGGAGTAACTGAAGGTGCAGTGAGGAGGTGGGAAGAGGGTGCGAACGTGAAGAAAGTGCACGTTGACAAAATCTGCGAAGTACTCCAGATAGTTCCTGCCGATCTCAAATTGAAAGAAGTCCTGTTAGTAGGAAAGGGGAGCAGAAAAATTCCTGTGATCGTACTGCCTGCCAAAAGAATGGAGGTAGTTGATTACATGGTCTACGATTTTGAGGGTGTTTCAGTTATCGTCGTTGCGGATTCCAGTATGGAGCCTCTAATTGGAAATGGTGAGCACGTTTTCATTTCGGAAGCGAAAGAACCGGAAAGCGGCATGATTGCGCTCATAGAAGTGGAGGGACAATTATATCTGAGAGAGTGCAGGCTGTTTGATGGCAAGTTCATATATATTGCACTCAATCCTGAAAAAGAGAATTTCAAAGAAGCGAAGATTATTGGAGAAGCTATAAGTAGGACAGTAAGTCTTTAG